In Aegilops tauschii subsp. strangulata cultivar AL8/78 chromosome 3, Aet v6.0, whole genome shotgun sequence, one genomic interval encodes:
- the LOC141042972 gene encoding uncharacterized protein: MDNGTNFAKGALAQYCSVSGIRLDLASVAHPQSNCQVERANGLILSGIKPRLVEPLIRSSGSWLDELPAVLWSLRTMPNRSTRFTQFYLVYRAEAVIPTNIEFDSPRVAMYIEAQAKEACEDGVDLLEEAHLLALSRSAIYQQGLRHYHSKKIKPLAFRRGPRPPACPVASLPAQVGLPMGGPFIVSKALCECNAYYLIDARKLKRRKRDTADKETSRPWNAELLRPFYS, encoded by the coding sequence ATGGACAACGGCACCAACTTTGCCAAGGGCGCCCTGGCACAATACTGCTCTGTCTCCGGCATCCGGCTTGACCTGGCCTCTGTGGCCCATCCTCAGTCCAACTGCCAGGTCGAGCGGGCCAACGGCCTCatcctatccggcatcaagccaCGGCTCGTCGAGCCCCTCATCCGTTCATCCGGCAGCTGGCTCGATGAGCtaccggccgtcctctggagtctccgGACAATGCCAAACCGGTCGACTAGGTTCACCCAATTCTACCTCGTCTACAGAGCAGAAGCCGTCATTCCGACCAACATCGAGTTCGACTCCCCGCGAGTTGCAATGTACATAGAAGCACAAGCCAAGGAAGCCTgtgaagacggtgtcgacctactCGAAGAAGCACACCTTTTGGCCCTTAGCCGATCCGCCATCTATCAGCAAGGCCTGAGGCATTACCACAGCAAAAAGATCAAGCCCCTCGCATTCCGCAGGGGACCTCGTCCTCCGGCTTGTCCAGTAGCAAGCCTGCCAGCACAAGTTGGCCTCCCCATGGGAGGGCCCTTCATCGTCAGCAAAGCCTTGTGTGAATGCaacgcctactacctcatcgacgcccgCAAGCTGAAAAGGCGCAAGAGAGATACCGCCGACAAAGAGACAAGCCGGCCCTGGAATGCAGAGCTCCTCCGCCCATTTTACAGTTAA
- the LOC109775233 gene encoding uncharacterized protein produces the protein MASYRFLVQQLSGTFDGYEFLHAPRTENEAADTLAKIGSSPQVIPPGVSLEHLRKPSVKPSPDSESIFIPDDPAAPLPNPDLGAAVQARGLLSPTRIINNELVMRSATRVFQRCVEQDKGIEILLDIHQGECGYHATSRSLVAKAFRHGFYWPTALKDAE, from the exons ATGGCCAGCTATCGTTTCCTAGTCCAGCAACTCTCCGGCACCTTTGACGGCTACGAGTTCCTTCATGCCCCGCGCACAGAAAACGAAGCCGCCGACACGCTAGCCAAGATTGGCTCATCCCCGCAGGTCATACCACCTGGTGTCTCCCTCGAGCACTTGCGCAAGCCGTCCGTCAAGCCGTCTCCGGATTCCGAGTCCATCTTCATCCCAGACGACCCTGCGGCACCCCTTCCCAACCCGGACCTGGGGGCTGCTGTCCAAGCTCGGGGGCTGCTGTCCCCAACCCG catcatcaacaacgagctcgtcaTGCGCAGCGCGACACGCgtgttccagcgctgcgtcgagcaagACAAGGGCATAGagatcctcctcgacatacacCAGGGCGAGTGCGGGTACCACGCCACCTCCAGGTCCttggtggccaaggcttttcgccatggtttctactggcccacggccctcaAAGACGCCGAGTAG